One Lentibacillus cibarius DNA window includes the following coding sequences:
- a CDS encoding ABC transporter permease, producing the protein MRKGYLLVIALIVLSFISLFVGVTSISPLDIFHLTQDQLQVLTVSRLPRLISILIAGSSISICGLIMQQLTRNKFVSPTTAGTMDSARLGVLVSLLVFPAAGMLEKMAVAFAFALAGTFIFMKILDHIKFKNTIFIPLVGLMFGNIVGSITTFFGLKYNLIQSISSWLHGDFSMVIEGRYELLYISIPAIILAYLFANRFTLAGMGEDFAVNLGLNYKRVINLGLIIVAFVSSIVILTVGTLPFLGLIVPNIVTIFRGDNIKKSIFPTAAMGAVFVLFCDILGRIIIYPYEISISLTIGVIGSGIFLYLLLGRNAHES; encoded by the coding sequence ATGAGAAAAGGCTATTTGCTTGTCATTGCGTTGATTGTATTATCTTTTATATCGCTGTTTGTCGGTGTTACGAGCATATCACCATTGGATATTTTCCACTTAACGCAGGATCAGCTACAAGTTTTAACCGTGAGTCGACTGCCACGCTTGATTAGTATTTTAATAGCGGGAAGCAGTATTAGTATATGTGGTTTGATTATGCAGCAATTAACGAGGAATAAATTCGTTTCACCGACAACTGCGGGCACCATGGATTCTGCGCGTCTCGGCGTGTTGGTCTCCTTACTTGTTTTTCCTGCTGCAGGCATGTTGGAAAAAATGGCCGTCGCCTTTGCCTTCGCGTTGGCAGGTACATTTATATTTATGAAGATTCTTGATCACATTAAATTTAAGAACACGATTTTTATTCCACTTGTTGGTCTGATGTTCGGGAATATCGTCGGTTCGATTACAACCTTTTTTGGGCTAAAATACAACCTTATACAGAGTATCTCGTCTTGGTTACATGGTGACTTTTCCATGGTGATTGAAGGGCGCTATGAACTTTTATATATCAGTATTCCGGCAATTATTCTGGCGTATTTGTTTGCTAATCGTTTTACTTTGGCAGGCATGGGTGAGGACTTTGCGGTGAACCTTGGCTTGAATTACAAACGGGTTATTAACCTGGGACTAATCATTGTCGCGTTTGTCTCCTCAATCGTGATACTCACTGTAGGAACCCTGCCCTTTTTAGGTCTGATTGTGCCGAATATTGTTACCATTTTTCGCGGGGATAATATTAAGAAAAGTATTTTTCCTACCGCCGCTATGGGAGCGGTATTTGTATTGTTTTGCGATATATTGGGTCGCATTATTATTTATCCGTATGAAATTTCAATCAGCCTAACGATTGGTGTTATCGGCAGTGGAATTTTCCTGTACTTGTTATTGGGGAGAAACGCTCATGAAAGCTAA
- the hisF gene encoding imidazole glycerol phosphate synthase subunit HisF codes for MLAKRIIPCMDVDKGRVVKGHKFQNIQDVADPVELAKRYNQSGADELVFYDITASNENRPLFLEVVEKVAAEIAIPFTVGGGIRSIEDIYQTLRSGADKVSINSLAVKNPDLIREAALKFGSQCIVLSIDAKQLDSGKWHTFIKGGREDTGIDAVAWAKEGERLGAGEIVVNAIDTDGDKNGYNLELTKAITSNVNIPVVASGGAGSKSHILEVLTKADADAALAASVFHYNDINIPELKTFLDQNGISVRR; via the coding sequence ATGCTAGCGAAACGAATCATCCCATGCATGGATGTTGATAAAGGACGTGTTGTCAAAGGGCACAAGTTCCAAAATATACAGGATGTTGCCGATCCGGTTGAACTCGCCAAACGGTACAATCAATCCGGTGCCGATGAACTAGTCTTCTATGACATAACCGCATCAAATGAAAATCGACCATTATTTCTGGAAGTTGTCGAAAAAGTAGCAGCGGAGATTGCTATCCCATTTACGGTTGGCGGCGGTATCCGCAGCATTGAAGATATTTACCAGACACTCCGAAGTGGCGCAGACAAAGTGTCTATCAACAGCTTAGCCGTGAAAAACCCTGACCTAATACGGGAAGCAGCGTTGAAATTCGGCAGCCAATGCATTGTCTTATCGATTGATGCCAAACAATTGGACTCGGGAAAATGGCATACTTTCATTAAAGGTGGCCGGGAAGATACCGGTATCGATGCAGTTGCATGGGCTAAAGAAGGAGAGCGACTTGGTGCAGGTGAAATTGTCGTAAATGCTATTGACACAGATGGCGACAAAAACGGATACAATCTGGAGCTTACGAAGGCAATCACCAGCAATGTCAACATTCCTGTTGTCGCCAGTGGTGGCGCCGGATCAAAGTCTCATATACTAGAGGTACTAACAAAGGCTGATGCCGACGCGGCTTTAGCAGCTTCTGTCTTTCATTATAACGACATCAACATTCCGGAACTGAAAACGTTTTTGGACCAAAACGGAATTTCCGTCAGGAGGTAA
- a CDS encoding siderophore ABC transporter substrate-binding protein has product MFKKISVFLLVILLTVALAACGSSDSDNSSSNSNDSSDKDNKESAKETITVDHELDSTDVPKNPENVVVFDYGALETLDKLDVPVKGVAKGSALPEYLSKYEGSEYKNVGSLIEPDFEAINELQPELIIISSRQSDAYKELSKIAPTIYVGIDNKNYMDSFTKNTKTLGKIFEKEDEANQALDDIKQSIQDLQDKTSDNDKKGLIVLSTGGKISAYGPGSRFGLVHDVFGVQPADENIEASTHGQKVTFEYVAEQDPDYLFVIDRYKAIGGDTVASEVLDNELVNGTKAAENDNIIYLNPNVWYLSGGGLLSMEEMIKEVDNGLE; this is encoded by the coding sequence GTGTTTAAGAAAATATCGGTATTTTTACTAGTTATTCTTTTAACGGTAGCTTTGGCAGCTTGTGGCTCTAGTGATTCTGACAATTCGTCCAGCAATTCCAATGATTCATCAGATAAAGATAATAAAGAATCCGCAAAGGAAACGATCACAGTCGATCATGAACTGGATAGCACAGACGTTCCGAAAAATCCGGAAAATGTCGTAGTGTTTGACTATGGTGCTTTGGAGACCCTTGATAAGCTGGACGTTCCAGTTAAAGGTGTTGCAAAAGGAAGTGCTCTCCCGGAATACTTATCGAAGTATGAGGGTTCGGAATATAAGAATGTTGGCAGTTTAATTGAACCCGACTTTGAAGCAATCAATGAACTGCAGCCCGAGCTGATTATTATTTCCAGCAGACAGTCTGACGCTTATAAAGAATTAAGTAAAATTGCACCTACTATCTACGTAGGTATAGATAATAAAAATTATATGGATTCATTTACGAAAAACACAAAAACGCTCGGGAAAATCTTTGAGAAGGAAGACGAGGCCAATCAAGCACTGGATGACATCAAACAATCCATTCAAGACCTCCAGGATAAGACTTCTGACAATGACAAAAAAGGTCTCATTGTCTTATCAACCGGTGGGAAAATTAGTGCATATGGTCCCGGATCACGCTTTGGTCTAGTTCATGATGTGTTTGGCGTTCAACCAGCAGATGAGAACATTGAAGCATCGACGCATGGTCAGAAAGTGACGTTTGAATATGTCGCCGAACAAGACCCGGATTATTTGTTTGTTATTGATCGGTATAAAGCTATTGGTGGCGACACAGTTGCCAGTGAAGTACTTGATAATGAGCTTGTAAATGGAACGAAGGCTGCTGAAAATGACAATATCATTTATTTAAATCCGAATGTATGGTATCTTTCCGGTGGCGGTCTGCTATCGATGGAAGAAATGATTAAAGAAGTTGACAATGGACTGGAATAG
- a CDS encoding ABC transporter ATP-binding protein, whose product MLEVKNVTKQYGQKKVVEDVSVNIEKGKITSFIGPNGAGKSTLLSMVSRLISKDSGEIVVDGTDIRENKSNDLAKKISILKQSNNINIRITIKDLVCFGRFPYSQGRLTEEDWKHVNDALHYMRLESMQNKYIDQLSGGQLQRAYIAMVLAQDTEYILLDEPLNNLDMSHSVEIMKALRKMVNELQKTVVIVLHDINFASCYSDHIIALKDGKVVKGGTTEEIIQQTVLKEVYDMDIQIETINNNRICIYHT is encoded by the coding sequence ATGCTAGAAGTTAAAAATGTTACCAAACAGTATGGTCAGAAGAAAGTAGTGGAGGATGTTTCTGTCAACATAGAAAAGGGAAAAATCACCTCGTTTATTGGCCCGAATGGTGCGGGGAAAAGTACACTATTATCCATGGTCAGTCGGCTGATCAGTAAGGATAGTGGTGAGATTGTTGTTGACGGAACAGACATAAGAGAAAACAAAAGTAATGATCTAGCCAAAAAGATATCTATTCTCAAACAATCGAATAATATTAACATCCGCATTACAATCAAGGATTTGGTCTGTTTTGGCCGATTTCCCTATTCACAAGGAAGGTTAACCGAAGAAGACTGGAAGCATGTAAATGACGCATTGCATTACATGAGGTTAGAAAGTATGCAAAATAAATATATTGATCAACTAAGCGGTGGGCAGCTACAAAGGGCCTATATAGCGATGGTACTCGCACAAGACACAGAATATATCCTTTTAGACGAACCACTCAATAATTTGGATATGAGTCACTCGGTCGAAATAATGAAAGCACTAAGAAAAATGGTGAATGAACTACAGAAAACAGTCGTAATTGTTCTGCACGACATTAATTTTGCTTCTTGTTATTCCGATCACATTATTGCATTAAAGGATGGGAAGGTTGTAAAAGGAGGCACCACAGAGGAGATTATTCAACAAACGGTGTTAAAAGAAGTATATGATATGGACATCCAAATCGAAACCATTAACAACAACAGGATTTGTATCTATCATACGTAA
- a CDS encoding DsbA family oxidoreductase, whose translation MDIEVWSDFICPFCYIGKRRLELALDQFPHKKKVAVTYNSYELDPNAERNPGKSIHELMAEKFGMSVEEARKSSEELGRQANELGLTYNFDTMQHTNTFDAHRVAQYAKNKGKEHAVTERLLRAYFTDSERISDHDTLARLAADAGLDRGNVRALLKRNDYADDVRIDEKEAAQLGVQGVPFFVFNSKYALSGAQPLDVFKEVLEKVWEEEQSEPSLQSLTPKKSKTTYCTDEGCKIEEDD comes from the coding sequence ATGGATATAGAGGTATGGTCTGACTTTATATGTCCATTCTGTTATATTGGCAAGCGTCGCCTGGAACTGGCCTTGGATCAATTTCCACATAAAAAGAAGGTAGCAGTGACTTATAACAGCTATGAACTTGATCCGAATGCTGAGAGGAACCCCGGTAAATCGATTCATGAACTGATGGCCGAGAAATTTGGCATGAGTGTTGAAGAGGCCAGAAAATCAAGCGAAGAACTTGGACGTCAGGCGAATGAGCTGGGTTTGACGTATAACTTTGATACGATGCAGCACACAAATACATTTGATGCACATCGAGTAGCACAATATGCAAAAAATAAAGGGAAAGAACATGCTGTCACGGAACGTCTGCTTCGTGCGTATTTCACTGATTCTGAACGAATAAGTGACCATGATACATTAGCTAGGCTAGCTGCCGATGCTGGTCTTGATCGCGGCAACGTACGTGCATTGTTGAAAAGAAATGACTACGCAGACGATGTCCGGATTGACGAGAAAGAAGCGGCTCAACTGGGTGTACAAGGTGTTCCGTTCTTTGTGTTTAATAGTAAATATGCATTATCCGGTGCACAACCACTGGACGTATTTAAAGAGGTGCTTGAAAAAGTATGGGAAGAGGAACAATCGGAACCTTCCCTGCAATCACTGACCCCTAAAAAGTCAAAAACAACATACTGTACTGATGAAGGCTGTAAAATTGAAGAAGATGATTAG
- the hisIE gene encoding bifunctional phosphoribosyl-AMP cyclohydrolase/phosphoribosyl-ATP diphosphatase HisIE → MYNEQLNKITFDEQGLVPAIIQDVVTGKVLTHAYMNKESLEKTLATNETWFYSRKRQQLWHKGETSGNRQQVKEIRYDCDADALLVTVEPMGPACHTGKPTCFHHTLKENDAAEQMTPSELADLIRKRRKEAEEGSYTTYLFTEGIDKILKKVGEETSEVIIGAKNNSHDEMVWEIADLTYHTLVLMELMGVSITDIQQALAERHAVKEGTKHA, encoded by the coding sequence ATGTACAACGAACAGCTTAACAAAATCACATTTGACGAGCAGGGCCTTGTACCTGCCATTATCCAGGACGTCGTAACAGGCAAGGTACTGACTCACGCGTACATGAACAAGGAATCACTCGAAAAAACATTAGCAACCAATGAAACATGGTTCTATAGCAGGAAACGCCAGCAACTCTGGCATAAAGGGGAAACATCAGGTAACAGGCAACAGGTTAAGGAAATTCGCTATGATTGTGATGCGGATGCACTTCTGGTGACAGTAGAGCCAATGGGACCAGCCTGCCATACCGGAAAGCCTACATGCTTCCATCATACACTGAAAGAAAACGACGCGGCTGAACAAATGACCCCCAGTGAACTGGCTGATCTTATCAGGAAACGCCGTAAAGAAGCTGAGGAAGGGTCCTATACCACGTATTTGTTTACGGAAGGTATTGATAAAATCCTTAAAAAAGTCGGCGAAGAAACAAGTGAAGTCATCATTGGTGCCAAAAATAACAGCCATGATGAAATGGTGTGGGAAATTGCCGACCTTACTTACCACACACTTGTCCTGATGGAGTTAATGGGGGTCTCTATCACCGATATCCAGCAAGCTCTGGCCGAACGTCATGCGGTAAAGGAAGGTACCAAACATGCATAA
- a CDS encoding SurA N-terminal domain-containing protein, whose protein sequence is MKKLLMSLIALSLAVVLAACGGDDEGSDDKQDKGDNENGQASQQQDMPKPDLKNIPDVVAKVNGEEIKKQEFKSMYQSNFQQMAMQSQLTGQKLDQDKMKKQIADLMVNNELLIQEANNRDYSASDKDVDEKLNDMVKQFGMESKDKMLSNFEEQGMKEKEVVSQVKTQVKVDKLVAEESGGIEPTEKEIKEAYDQWKKQQQQAQKNDKDDKDGENKEEDKEIASFDEKKSELKQAIKNQKQQQELQTIVEKLRKDADVTVNL, encoded by the coding sequence ATGAAAAAATTATTAATGTCACTTATAGCGCTGTCACTGGCGGTTGTGCTCGCAGCATGTGGCGGTGATGATGAGGGTTCAGATGATAAGCAGGATAAAGGTGACAATGAAAATGGACAAGCCTCCCAGCAGCAGGACATGCCAAAACCTGATTTGAAAAACATACCTGACGTTGTTGCCAAGGTGAACGGTGAAGAAATCAAGAAGCAAGAATTCAAGTCTATGTATCAAAGTAATTTTCAACAAATGGCAATGCAGTCACAGCTAACCGGGCAGAAGCTAGACCAAGATAAAATGAAAAAGCAGATAGCAGATCTCATGGTCAATAACGAGCTGCTTATTCAAGAGGCAAACAATCGTGATTATAGCGCATCTGACAAAGACGTGGATGAAAAACTAAATGATATGGTGAAGCAGTTTGGCATGGAGTCAAAAGACAAAATGCTAAGTAATTTTGAAGAACAAGGGATGAAGGAAAAGGAAGTTGTTTCTCAGGTTAAGACACAGGTCAAAGTAGACAAACTGGTTGCTGAAGAATCCGGCGGTATAGAGCCGACGGAAAAGGAAATAAAGGAAGCATATGACCAATGGAAGAAACAACAACAACAAGCGCAAAAGAATGACAAGGACGATAAAGATGGGGAAAATAAAGAAGAAGATAAAGAAATAGCTTCATTCGATGAGAAAAAATCGGAATTGAAACAAGCGATTAAAAACCAGAAGCAACAACAAGAGCTGCAAACGATTGTAGAAAAACTCCGTAAAGATGCTGACGTAACCGTTAATCTGTAA
- a CDS encoding iron chelate uptake ABC transporter family permease subunit translates to MKAKLIILATITAAMISLFLFIDIGGYWDYVLPRRINKIIAIILTGSSIGVSTIIFQTITNNKILTPNIIGLDSLYMLIQTIVVFIFGASTLTMMNSNIHFLISVGLMLVFSALLYTFLFKREGQNIYYLLLVGLIMGTLFSSVSSFMQILIDPNEFLVVRDSMFASFNNVNTQLLFISSVSVVLIGLYFLRFIKYLDVLSLGKEQAINLGVSYDAIVKRLLMIIAVLVSISTALVGPITFLGLLVANITYHFMGTYQHKFLFAGSIFISIISLVGAQMLVERVFSFSTSVSVIINLVGGLYFLYLLLKESK, encoded by the coding sequence ATGAAAGCTAAACTTATTATTCTTGCAACCATCACAGCAGCAATGATTTCGTTATTTCTATTTATTGATATCGGAGGCTATTGGGATTACGTATTACCAAGACGTATAAATAAAATAATCGCTATCATCCTTACAGGTAGTTCGATTGGTGTGTCGACGATTATTTTCCAAACGATCACCAATAATAAAATTTTGACGCCTAACATCATCGGATTAGACTCTTTATACATGCTGATTCAGACCATTGTTGTGTTCATTTTTGGTGCCAGTACATTAACGATGATGAATAGTAACATCCATTTTTTGATTTCTGTTGGCTTGATGTTAGTATTTTCTGCTTTATTGTATACGTTTTTATTTAAACGAGAAGGGCAAAACATTTATTATTTACTGCTTGTTGGTCTGATTATGGGAACATTGTTTTCAAGTGTATCTTCGTTCATGCAGATATTGATTGATCCGAACGAGTTTCTTGTCGTAAGGGACTCCATGTTTGCAAGTTTTAACAATGTAAATACACAGTTGCTCTTCATTTCTTCTGTGAGCGTAGTGCTGATTGGATTATATTTCTTACGTTTTATCAAATACTTAGATGTTTTGTCATTAGGAAAGGAACAAGCAATTAATTTAGGGGTGAGCTATGATGCCATAGTCAAGAGATTGTTAATGATTATTGCTGTCCTTGTGTCCATATCAACCGCATTGGTTGGCCCTATCACGTTTTTAGGATTGTTGGTAGCCAACATCACTTACCATTTTATGGGGACCTATCAACACAAATTTTTATTCGCGGGTTCGATTTTCATTAGCATTATTTCCTTGGTAGGGGCGCAAATGCTGGTTGAACGTGTATTTAGTTTTTCAACATCTGTTAGTGTTATTATCAATCTTGTTGGCGGGTTGTATTTTCTTTATCTGCTTTTAAAGGAGAGTAAGTAA
- the hisA gene encoding 1-(5-phosphoribosyl)-5-[(5-phosphoribosylamino)methylideneamino]imidazole-4-carboxamide isomerase gives MILLPAIDIKDGNCVRLTQGDYNREQIYSNAPADMAKQWEREQADYLHIVDLNGAKTGTAANAETIREMVRSIHIPVQIGGGIRSMDTIDAYIEAGADRVIIGTAAINDRDFLNEAVTAYPDKIAVSIDARNGHVAIDGWTETSDVKASELIKELESSGIQTIIYTDILKDGMLKGPNFQELKTINELTSINVIASGGVSSVSDVQRLKEMDLYGAIIGKALYDGTLSFKTVREET, from the coding sequence ATGATACTACTTCCGGCGATTGACATTAAAGACGGCAACTGTGTCCGCCTCACACAAGGGGATTATAATCGGGAGCAGATTTATAGTAACGCACCTGCCGACATGGCTAAACAATGGGAACGAGAGCAAGCCGATTATTTACACATCGTTGACCTTAACGGTGCTAAAACCGGCACTGCTGCCAATGCTGAAACAATCCGGGAAATGGTCCGCTCTATTCATATTCCTGTACAAATCGGGGGTGGCATCCGTTCCATGGACACTATCGACGCATATATAGAAGCTGGTGCTGACAGAGTTATTATTGGGACGGCCGCCATTAACGACAGGGATTTTTTAAACGAAGCGGTCACTGCCTATCCTGACAAAATCGCTGTGTCCATTGATGCACGAAATGGCCATGTCGCTATTGACGGATGGACGGAAACGAGTGATGTAAAGGCATCGGAGTTAATCAAAGAGCTTGAGTCTTCCGGAATACAAACCATCATATATACAGACATTTTGAAAGACGGCATGTTGAAGGGTCCAAATTTTCAAGAACTTAAGACCATCAATGAGCTAACAAGCATCAACGTCATTGCTTCAGGCGGTGTATCCAGTGTATCAGATGTACAAAGGCTCAAGGAGATGGATCTGTATGGTGCGATTATCGGTAAAGCATTGTATGACGGGACTCTATCATTTAAAACAGTACGGGAGGAAACGTAA
- the hisC gene encoding histidinol-phosphate transaminase: MHKFWSETVKRTEPYVPGEQLNDSDIIKLNTNENPYGPSPKVVAAIQSELTRKLQLYPSPSADKLRSDIGQYYGLDKDHIFVGNGSDEVLAFSFMAFFETDAHIRFPSITYSFYPVYAKLFNIPYDEVPLNRDFSIPVASFFQSEGGVIIANPNAPTGLYLDIDTVEEIVANNPDQVVIIDEAYIDFAPASAASLVEQYPNLLVVQTMSKSRSLAGLRVGFAIGHPELIEALIRIKDSFNSYTMDRLAIAGAEAAINDVTYFHKTTNQIIETREWLIPEMKKRGFTVLPSAANFIFASHYKVTGETLYRELKQQKILIRHFQKPAVSNYVRISIGTDEQMNQLLTAIDSIITPQMTNQSTSTGARRN, from the coding sequence ATGCATAAGTTCTGGAGCGAAACCGTCAAACGGACTGAGCCATATGTACCGGGAGAACAACTAAATGATTCCGACATCATTAAGCTGAATACGAATGAAAACCCTTATGGACCATCGCCTAAAGTAGTTGCGGCAATTCAATCCGAACTAACACGAAAACTACAATTGTATCCATCACCAAGCGCTGATAAGCTCCGAAGTGATATTGGGCAATATTACGGACTTGATAAGGATCACATTTTTGTCGGAAACGGTTCTGATGAAGTACTCGCCTTTTCATTTATGGCTTTTTTTGAAACGGATGCCCACATACGGTTTCCGTCGATTACGTATAGCTTTTACCCGGTCTATGCTAAGCTTTTTAATATTCCATACGACGAAGTTCCATTAAACCGTGACTTTTCTATTCCGGTGGCGTCTTTTTTCCAATCAGAAGGCGGCGTCATCATCGCCAATCCTAATGCACCAACAGGATTATATCTCGATATAGATACAGTGGAAGAAATCGTTGCAAATAATCCCGATCAAGTGGTTATCATTGATGAGGCGTATATTGACTTTGCACCTGCTTCGGCCGCGTCCCTTGTAGAACAATATCCAAACTTACTCGTTGTTCAGACGATGTCCAAATCCCGTTCACTGGCTGGACTCCGTGTCGGATTCGCCATCGGACACCCGGAACTCATTGAAGCACTCATACGTATTAAAGACTCTTTCAATTCCTATACAATGGATCGGTTGGCCATTGCCGGTGCCGAAGCAGCTATAAACGATGTTACCTACTTTCATAAAACAACAAATCAAATCATCGAAACGCGAGAGTGGCTGATTCCTGAAATGAAAAAACGCGGATTCACCGTGCTGCCATCCGCGGCCAACTTCATTTTTGCCTCTCACTATAAAGTGACGGGAGAAACACTTTACCGGGAATTAAAACAGCAAAAGATCTTAATCCGGCATTTTCAAAAACCGGCTGTCTCCAATTACGTGCGCATTTCCATTGGCACAGATGAGCAAATGAACCAATTGCTTACTGCCATCGATTCGATTATTACACCGCAGATGACGAACCAAAGCACAAGCACTGGTGCTAGACGTAACTGA